A segment of the Staphylococcus ratti genome:
TACCCCCCTATTTTTGCGAGGCCGCCACCAGGGTTTTTAATTAATGATCCTGCGATAATATCTGCCCCTACTTCAATAGGTTCACGTGTTTCTACAAATTCTCCATAACAATTATCTACAAATATAACCACATCTGGATAATGTGCTTTAATTTTTTGAATCGCTTCTTCTATTTCTTTAATGTTGATGGAAGGACGTTGATCGTAGCCTTTGGAACGCTGAATCGCCACCACTTTTGTTTTGGCACTTATCGTATTTAATACTTTTGGGATATCAATCTGCCCTTTTTTGAGCGGAACATCTTGATAACTTACACCGTGTTCTTTTAAGCTTTCAATCCCATTGCCGTTGACGCCAATCACTTCTAATAATGTGTCGTATGGACGCCCTGTGATATACAATAATTCATCACCAAACTTTAATAAACTTTGTAATGCAATGGTAATCGCATGTGTACCAGAAATGATTTGTGGACGTACTAAAGCATCTTCTGCTTTAAATGTATAGGCGTAAACTGCTTCAAGATGGTCCCTACCAAAATCATCGTAACCATAACCTGTAGAACCTTGAAGGTCACTTTCTGTAATTTTAACGTGATGAAAAGCATCGAGAACACGTGCTTGGTTTTCATATGCACGTTGTTCTATTTGTCTAAAATAAGGGCTAAGCTCACGCTCTACCTCTTCAATTAATTGTGTTAAGTTTGTCATGCTTCAGCTTCTTTCTATTTGTTTTCATATCCTTTAATCGTGTACGTTTCATTATTTTCGTCAAAGTCAATGGTTGAAATTAATGTACGTCGTTTTAATTCGTACAATGTTGCTGCTTCATGTGCCTTTAAAGTTTTTTCATAATAGGTCATTTGCTTTTTTAACTGTTCAAAGATTAAATCTCTTACATGCATTCGATCATTTTTATCTTTTGAAGAAACTAATAACGACGGTAAGTCAGTTACTGGTGCGACACCTTGATGTAAATCTTTTTTATTAAACAGTACGATTTGTGGAATATGTTGCATATTTAAATCAGAGATCAATTGATTGACTGTGTCGTATTGATTTTTGTATGATTTGTGACTCACATCTACGACATGAATTAATAAATCAGCTTGTCGCGCTTCTTCTAAAGTCGATTTAAAAGCTTCTATGAGTGTTGTCGGTAATTTTTGAATAAATCCAACTGTATCAGATATGACAAGTTGAAAGCCATCATTAATGGTTAATTGTCTTGTTTTTGGATCGAGCGTCGCAAATAGTTGATCTTGTTCATAAGTTTCGTCTTCTGTTAGCGTATTAAACCATGAAGATTTGCCTGCATTCGTATATCCAACTAATGCCACTTGAAACACACGGTTGTGCATTCTTTTTTGTCGGTAACGCTCACGATGGGATTCAACATCATTTAATTTACGCTTAATTTCATTCATACGTGTACGTATATGACGTCGATCTGTTTCAAGCTTCGTTTCACCAGGTCCTCTTGTACCAATACCGCCTCCTAGACGAGACAAGCTTTTCCCGTGTCCCATAAGTCTAGGTAATAAATAATCCAATTGCGCGTATTCTACTTGGAGCTTCCCTTCTTTACTTTTAGCGCGTAAAGCGAAAATTTCTAAAATAAGCTGAGTTCTATCGATGATTTTGATTCCTAAATGTGCATTTAAATTTTTAGATTGTGCGGTTGTCAGTTCGTCATTGGCTACAACAACATCAATATCGTGAAAAGTGACTGCTTCTTTTAATTCTTCTAATTTCCCTTTTCCTATATAGTACTTGGGATGAATCTCATTCAAATTTTGAGTTAAAGTATCTAAAACATCTAAATGACAAGTATTTGATAATGCTTTTAATTCCATCATAGTACTTGCAAAATCAAATTGAGATTGATGACAATCTACACCAATCAAAAGTGCTTTTTCCCTAACTGCTTCTGTGGAATAACTTTGTTTATATGTCATTATGTACTCACCTCATTTCTGTGACTATACCCTGGTGTATTTTATCACAGTCATGCAATTAAGACTATGGTCTAACATTATGTTATAGTCGTAATGAAGCATATTTTGAAGGGGATTACAAAATATTCAGTAATATTAGCGCCCTTTCGCTAAACTAATCGATGAGGTGAAAAAATGGGATTTTATGATATTGAAGTCGAACAATCTGATGGAACAGTATATCCTTTATCACGTTATAAAGGTAATGTCATTCTCATTGTTAATACAGCAAGTGAATGTGGATTTACACCACAATTCAAAGATTTACAAACACTCTATGAACAATATAAAGATAAAGGTTTTACCATTTTAGGGTTTCCATGTAACCAATTTGGCCGTCAAGAACCCGGTTCAGGAGCTGAAGCCACTCAAAACTGCCAGCTTAATTATGGCGTTACTTTTCCAATGCATCAAAAAATTGATGTCAATGGCGAAAATGCACACCCTTTATTTGTCTATTTAAAAGCGCATCAAAAAGGTATGCTTAGTGACAAAATCAAATGGAATTTCACGAAATTTTTAATCAATCGTGAAGGTGAAGTCGTCCAACGTTTTTCACCACAAAAGCAACCTTTAAATATTGCTGATGCGATAGAAGCATTATTATAATTAAAAAAACATCACAGCTTATTGTATTTTTAACATTAAGCGTGATGTTTTTTATTTTGTCATCAAAAAGGATGATACTACATCACAGTGATGACTTAATCACATTTGCTTGCGACCCATTCGTCGTCACCGTTGTGTAATGATAACAATTCCTTGTTTTAATTTTAGCTCGTACCTTCTAAAAACGTGCTAATTGCATGTTTATAAATTAAATGGTGTCTTCCTTGAGATAGAAAATCAACCACTTGTTGGTCATAATCCGCAATTGTGCCTCTCAATTGAAAGCCATTCGTTAAAAAGACAGTCAATTCTTTCTCCTCATTTTTGAAAGTTTCTAAGTACGTTTCTTGAATATCCTGTTTGTCAAACATGTTCATTTCTCCTTTTGTTTATTTGGGTTAAAATATCATCTAGCATTTCTGGAAGTGACATTCTCTCTCTATCTAACCAATGAACATTAAGTTTGTTTTTAAACCAAGTCAACTGACGCTTAGCATAGTTCCTTGAATGCTGTTTGAGCAATGCTGTTGCTTGGTCAATTTCAATTTCATCATGCACGACTGGTACAAGCTCTTTATAACCAATCGCTTGCATACTTTGACATGATTCATAACCTAATTCAATAAGTTGTTGCACTTCATCCACTAAACCTTGAGACAACATAATGTCCACACGTTTATTTATTCTATGATACAATGTATCGCGCGACATTTCTATCCCTAGTAATAATGTATCATAATTTTCTGTTAATTGGTGACTTTTCTTGCGATTACTTAAAATTTTTTTCGTTTTAAGATAATAGGAGATGGCGCGCTCGACACGCTGACGATTATTTGGATGAATATTCGACATTGACACTGGATCAAACGTACCTAAATATTGATGTAATGCTTCATTTGAATACGTACTTAATATCTTCATCTGTTCTGCGACTTCTTTTTCACGTTCATCAGACACTACTTCACTTTCAAATTCATAATTATAAATCACAGATTGGATATATAATCCTGTTCCGCCCGCTATAATAGGCGTTTTACCTTTTTTAGTAATTTCGTGAATGAGCGGTTTGACACGTTGTTGAAAATCAAAAGCTGTAAACGTTTCATCGGGATTTAGTATATCAATTAAATGGTGCGGTACACCCTGCATTTCTTCTTCTGTTATTTTAGCTGTCCCGATATCCATACCTTTATAAACTTGCATGGAATCTCCGCTAATGATTTCTCCATTTAACTTTTTGGCAAGTTCAACACTTAGCTCTGTTTTACCGCTCGCTGTTGGCCCTACGATGACAATTAAAAAAGGTTTTTGTTCACTCACTTGATTCACTCACTTTTTTCTTTATAATTTGACGACTCATCCAGTCTAACATATGACGCCATACCGTTTCTCTATCTTTTTCAAATAAAATTTCATGCCGCTTTTGTTTATAAAGTTGTACGGTAATATGATGGATGCCGCCTTTTTTTAATGTTTTTCCTAAACGTCGAATTCCTTTGCCATTTTCACCGAAAGGATCTGCTTTTCCAGAGATAAGTAAAATAGGCAAGTTCGGGTTCATTTTTGCAATTTCTTTCATTTGTGCGGATTTCATGATCGTTCTCATCACACTATAAATGAGTTGGTTGGATACTAAAAATCCTGTGTATTGATCCTGAATAAATAAATCGACTTCATGTTCATCTGAACTAATCCAATCACTCAATGTGCGTGTAGGCTTAAAACTTTTATTAAAGCTTCCTATCATCAGTTGGTTCATCCATTTTAAACGCCGTTTTTTACCTGTCACTATTGAGATGATTTTTGTCCCTAGTACGAGAGGGTAACCTTTCCATTTCGAAAATAAAGCAGACCCTGTTAATATCAAGCCATCAACTTCATTAGGGTAAAGTTGTACAAAACGACGTGCGA
Coding sequences within it:
- a CDS encoding alpha/beta hydrolase is translated as MAKKETMKMSLSDDTMLEVSVSRTDNEAVGIVHIFHGMAEHLERYNRLVTQLNQQGYHVICHNHRGHGKAINTLRGHFNSIEEVAQDAYEIKTTLQPTINKDLPYIVLGHSMGSIIARRFVQLYPNEVDGLILTGSALFSKWKGYPLVLGTKIISIVTGKKRRLKWMNQLMIGSFNKSFKPTRTLSDWISSDEHEVDLFIQDQYTGFLVSNQLIYSVMRTIMKSAQMKEIAKMNPNLPILLISGKADPFGENGKGIRRLGKTLKKGGIHHITVQLYKQKRHEILFEKDRETVWRHMLDWMSRQIIKKKVSESSE
- the hflX gene encoding GTPase HflX; translation: MTYKQSYSTEAVREKALLIGVDCHQSQFDFASTMMELKALSNTCHLDVLDTLTQNLNEIHPKYYIGKGKLEELKEAVTFHDIDVVVANDELTTAQSKNLNAHLGIKIIDRTQLILEIFALRAKSKEGKLQVEYAQLDYLLPRLMGHGKSLSRLGGGIGTRGPGETKLETDRRHIRTRMNEIKRKLNDVESHRERYRQKRMHNRVFQVALVGYTNAGKSSWFNTLTEDETYEQDQLFATLDPKTRQLTINDGFQLVISDTVGFIQKLPTTLIEAFKSTLEEARQADLLIHVVDVSHKSYKNQYDTVNQLISDLNMQHIPQIVLFNKKDLHQGVAPVTDLPSLLVSSKDKNDRMHVRDLIFEQLKKQMTYYEKTLKAHEAATLYELKRRTLISTIDFDENNETYTIKGYENK
- a CDS encoding aminotransferase class I/II-fold pyridoxal phosphate-dependent enzyme — encoded protein: MTNLTQLIEEVERELSPYFRQIEQRAYENQARVLDAFHHVKITESDLQGSTGYGYDDFGRDHLEAVYAYTFKAEDALVRPQIISGTHAITIALQSLLKFGDELLYITGRPYDTLLEVIGVNGNGIESLKEHGVSYQDVPLKKGQIDIPKVLNTISAKTKVVAIQRSKGYDQRPSINIKEIEEAIQKIKAHYPDVVIFVDNCYGEFVETREPIEVGADIIAGSLIKNPGGGLAKIGGYIVGRDDLVARCGYRLTAPGIGKEAGASLGSLHEMYQGFFLSPHVVSQSLKGALFTSLLLEKLNMKTTPRFDVPRTDLIQTVSFDTKEQMIQFCQSIQHNSPINAHFAPEPSYMPGYEDDVIMAAGTFVQGSSIELSADGPIRPPYEAYVQGGLTYEHVKLAVSRAVAQLIEKNLI
- a CDS encoding glutathione peroxidase — encoded protein: MGFYDIEVEQSDGTVYPLSRYKGNVILIVNTASECGFTPQFKDLQTLYEQYKDKGFTILGFPCNQFGRQEPGSGAEATQNCQLNYGVTFPMHQKIDVNGENAHPLFVYLKAHQKGMLSDKIKWNFTKFLINREGEVVQRFSPQKQPLNIADAIEALL
- the miaA gene encoding tRNA (adenosine(37)-N6)-dimethylallyltransferase MiaA, translating into MSEQKPFLIVIVGPTASGKTELSVELAKKLNGEIISGDSMQVYKGMDIGTAKITEEEMQGVPHHLIDILNPDETFTAFDFQQRVKPLIHEITKKGKTPIIAGGTGLYIQSVIYNYEFESEVVSDEREKEVAEQMKILSTYSNEALHQYLGTFDPVSMSNIHPNNRQRVERAISYYLKTKKILSNRKKSHQLTENYDTLLLGIEMSRDTLYHRINKRVDIMLSQGLVDEVQQLIELGYESCQSMQAIGYKELVPVVHDEIEIDQATALLKQHSRNYAKRQLTWFKNKLNVHWLDRERMSLPEMLDDILTQINKRRNEHV
- the hfq gene encoding RNA chaperone Hfq codes for the protein MFDKQDIQETYLETFKNEEKELTVFLTNGFQLRGTIADYDQQVVDFLSQGRHHLIYKHAISTFLEGTS